From Anopheles darlingi chromosome 2, idAnoDarlMG_H_01, whole genome shotgun sequence, the proteins below share one genomic window:
- the LOC125950264 gene encoding cGMP-specific 3',5'-cyclic phosphodiesterase isoform X3, with translation MEQQQQQQPSTEASTINDEWPQKKNGAPPDLPPCTEHQSVTNGNGMVVVPGHGGNQPALAHAPPISNNNAGECYAVPVLASPVPPSAPSPPPPALEPAIAATTATEANGENAANCVLMRSNSRPSATADGDANLLSPNTSRSSMSQSQSPTHLSPFRLKADSLCSQEELDEIGTFFEEHSVAIERWFRERAPTDVITKLQSITTDTSKSPKSPHRASVTSDLFQQWLASSPVKCRSPTSRSSISNRSHLADLDEGELFMELIRDVANELDIDVLCHKILVNVGLLTHADRGSLFLVNGPPSGKYLVAKLFDVTQNTPLDEAVRKAKQDEIIIPFGVGIAGTVAQTNETINIKEAYKDPRFNSEIDQKTGYKTNIILSMPICNYEGQVIGVAQIINKTNGSPEFTERDVEIFRRYLTFCGIGIQNAQLFEMSVQEYRRNQILLNLARNIFSEQNNLECLVTKIMTEARELLKCERCAVFLLDLDCGEANHLERILERPEKAHHQALSRRTSHNVDVEEVLHQQSSISARFTMIFELGGSHQSAANILRPSESDLNSSMLAQIAEYVAATGETLNISDVADWLKEKDIGYQPQTVVVQSTAATAAASGSNPADGTVATMTASSTFDETHSVRSILCMPIINGQKTVIGVAQLINKQNNLQFTNCDISIFEAFAIFCGLGIHNTQMYESACKLMAKQKVALECLSYHATASQDQTLKLVNDTIQTAEEYKLYSFKFIDFDLDDDDTCRAAVRMFLQCNLVQQFHIPYDVLCRWILSVRKNYRPVKYHNWRHALNVAQTMFAMMKTGKMERFMTDLEILGLLVACLCHDLDHRGTNNAFQSKTDSPLAILYTTSTMEHHHFDQCVMILNSEGNNIFQALSPEDFRMVMKVVETAILSTDLAMYFKKRNQFLELIENGEFDWQSEEKKEVLCGMMMTACDVSAIAKPWEVQHRVAKLVADEFFDQGDLEKLQLNQQPVAMMDRERKDELPKMQVGFIDVICLPLYKVLTEAFPWISPLYEGTMDNRQHWQDLAEKVEMGLTWIDHDTIDKPVEEFAAGKEVLADIEFTVTTLNCAHPDERTETTPVHERKPRFSSLRKTGALGKAVRNKLSKSVHHNAPPSGGGERPVSIASQPGSTKGDDSTSTSTGYGLEQTMAGTPTTTFDATDQQQQQQQQQQLLLLQQQKPSHSVPVTPASALPPPSQLYGDSVTEASKHSAGMPAKPIKKRSKLCMLL, from the exons atggagcagcagcagcagcagcaaccgagtaCCGAAGCGTCAACCATTAACGATGAGTGGCCCCAAAAGAAGAACGGTGCACCGCCGGACCTTCCACCGTGTACCGAGCACCAGAGCGTTACCAATGGCaacgggatggtggtggtcccgggcCACGGTGGCAATCAACCGGCGCTGGCCCACGCACCACCCATCAGCAACAATAACGCCGGCGAATGCTACGCGGTGCCGGTTCTGGCCTCGCCAGTTCCACCgtccgcaccatcaccaccaccaccagcactggaACCGGCCATCGCggccaccacggccacggaggCGAACGGTGAGAACGCCGCTAATTGCGTTCTAATGAGAAGCAATTCCCGGCCATCGGCCACAGCGGACGGAGACGCGAACCTGCTGTCCCCGAACACGTCACGCTCGAGCATGTCCCAATCGCAGTCCCCGACGCATTTGTCCCCGTTCCGGCTCAAGGCGGATTCGCTCTGCTCGCAGGAAGAGCTGGACGAGATTGGGACGTTCTTCGAGGAGCATTCGGTTGCCATCGAACGGTGGTTCCGGGAACGCGCACCGACCGATGTCATCACCAAGCTGCAGTCAATTACCACCGATACGTCCAAATCACCGAAATCGCCGCACCGGGCATCGGTCACGTCGGATCTGTTCCAGCAATGGTTGGCATCGTCCCCGGTGAAG TGCCGTTCACCGACCTCCCGGAGCTCGATATCGAACCGCAGCCACCTGGCGGACCTGGACGAGGGCGAACTGTTCATGGAGCTGATACGGGACGTGGCCAACGAGCTGGACATCGATGTACTCTGTCACAAGATACTGGTGAACGTGGGTCTGCTGACGCATGCCGACCGTGGTTCGCTGTTCCTCGTCAATGGGCCCCCGTCCGGCAAGTACCTGGTGGCCAAGCTGTTCGACGTTACACAAAACACCC CACTCGATGAGGCGGTGCGGAAGGCGAAGCAGGACGAAATCATCATCCCGTTCGGGGTCGGCATCGCCGGTACGGTGGCCCAGACGAACGAAACCATCAACATCAAGGAAGCGTACAAGGATCCCCGGTTCAACAGTGAAATCGACCAGAAGACGGGCTACAAAACGAACATCATCCTGTCGATGCCAATCTGCAACTACGAGGGTCAGGTGATTGGCGTGGCACAGAtcatcaacaaaaccaacg GTTCACCGGAGTTTACCGAGCGCGATGTCGAGATCTTCCGCCGTTACCTGACGTTCTGTGGCATCGGGATCCAGAATGCGCAGCTGTTCGAAATGTCCGTCCAGGAGTACCGGCGCAACCAGATACTGCTCAATCTCGCCCGGAACATCTTCTCCGAGCAGAACAACCTCGAGTGTCTGGTGACGAAGATTATGACCGAGGCCCGGGAGCTGCTCAAGTGCGAACGTTGTGCCGTCTTTCTGCTCGATCTCGACTGTGGCGAAGCG AACCATCTCGAGCGGATATTGGAACGACCGGAGAAGGCACACCATCAGGCGCTATCGCGCCGTACGAGCCACAACGTCGACGTCGAGGAGgtgctccaccagcag AGCTCCATCTCGGCCCGGTTTACGATGATTTTCGAGCTCGGCGGTAGCCACCAGTCGGCGGCCAACATTCTGCGACCCTCGGAGAGCGACCTGAACAGCTCGATGTTGGCCCAGATTGCCGAGTATGTGGCGGCAACCGGCGAAACGCTCAACATAAGCGATGTGGCCGACTggctgaaggagaaggacatCGGTTACCAGCCGCAGACGGTCGTGGTGCAGTCaacggctgctactgctgctgctagcggttCGAATCCGGCCGAcggtacggtggccaccatgaCCGCATCCTCGACCTTCGACGAAACGCACAGCGTCCGCTCGATCCTCTGCATGCCGATCATCAACGGCCAGAAGACGGTCATCGGTGTCGCTCAATTAATTAATAAG caaaacaatctACAATTTACCAACTGTGATATCTCCATCTTCGAGGCGTTCGCCATCTTTTGCGGGCTCGGCATCCACAACACGCAGATGTACGAGAGCGCCTGCAAGCTGATGGCGAAGCAGAAGGTGGCGCTCGAGTGTTTGTCGTACCATGCGACCGCCAGCCAGGACCAGACGCTCAAGCTGGTCAACGATACGATACAGACGGCCGAAGAGTACAAGCTGTACAGCTTCAAGTTCATCG ACTTcgacctcgacgacgatgatacATGCCGGGCCGCGGTACGGATGTTTCTACAATGCAATCTGGTTCAACAGTTCCACATTCCGTACGAT gTCCTGTGCCGGTGGATACTGAGCGTCCGGAAGAACTATCGACCGGTCAAGTACCACAATTGGCGCCACGCGCTCAACGTTGCCCAGACGATGTTCGCCATGATGAAAACCGGCAAGATGGAGCGCTTCATGACGGATCTGGAGATACTGGGACTGCTGGTCGCCTGCCTGTGTCACGATCTCGACCACCGGGGCACCAACAATGCGTTCCAATCGAAAACGGACAGCCCACTGGCGATCCTCTACACGACCAGTACCATGGAGCACCATCACTTTGACCAGTGCGTGATGATACTGAATTCGGAGGGAAATAACATTTTCCAG GCCCTTTCACCGGAAGACTTCCGCATGGTGATGAAGGTCGTGGAAACGGCCATCCTGTCGACCGATCTGGCGATGTACTTCAAAAAGCGGAACCAGTTCCTCGAGCTGATTGAAAACGGCGAGTTCGATTGGCAgagcgaggagaagaaggaag TGCTCTGcggtatgatgatgacggccTGTGACGTGAGTGCGATTGCGAAACCGTGGGAGGTACAGCACCGGGTGGCCAAATTAGTGGCGGACGAGTTCTTCGATCAGGGCGACCTGGAGAAACTGCAGCTGAATCAGCAACCCGTTGCGATGATGGATCg gGAGCGTAAGGATGAGCTGCCCAAGATGCAGGTCGGATTCATTGACGTCATCTGCCTGCCGCTGTACAAGGTGCTGACGGAGGCCTTCCCCTGGATCAGCCCACTGTACGAGGGCACGATGGACAACCGGCAGCACTGGCAGGATCTGGCGGAGAAGGTGGAGATGGGACTGACCTGGATCGATCACGATACGATCGATAAACCGGTCGAGGAGTTTGCCG CCGGCAAGGAGGTACTGGCCGACATCGAGTTCACCGTCACCACGCTGAACTGTGCGCATCCGGACGAGCGGACGGAAACGACACCGGTGCACGAGCGTAAGCCACGCTTCAGCAGTCTCCGGAAGACGGGCGCCCTCGGTAAAGCCGTACGGAACAAGCTCTCGAAGTCGGTGCATCACAATGCGCcaccatccggtggtggtgaacggcCCGTGTCTATCGCTTCGCAACCGGGCAGCACGAAAGGGGACGACAGTACGTCCACCTCGACTGGGTACGGTCTGGAGCAGACGATGGCCGGCACTCCAACGACCACATTCGATGcaaccgatcagcagcagcaacaacaacaacagcagcagttgctgttgctgcagcaacagaaaccgtCCCATTCGGTACCGGTCACACCGGCCAgtgcactaccaccaccgagtcAGCTGTACGGTGATAGTGTGACCGAGGCATCGAAGCATTCGGCCGGGATGCCGGCTAAACCGATCAAAAAGCGCTCCAAGCTCTGTATGCTCTTGTGA
- the LOC125950264 gene encoding cGMP-specific 3',5'-cyclic phosphodiesterase isoform X1: protein MEQQQQQQPSTEASTINDEWPQKKNGAPPDLPPCTEHQSVTNGNGMVVVPGHGGNQPALAHAPPISNNNAGECYAVPVLASPVPPSAPSPPPPALEPAIAATTATEANGENAANCVLMRSNSRPSATADGDANLLSPNTSRSSMSQSQSPTHLSPFRLKADSLCSQEELDEIGTFFEEHSVAIERWFRERAPTDVITKLQSITTDTSKSPKSPHRASVTSDLFQQWLASSPVKQKCRSPTSRSSISNRSHLADLDEGELFMELIRDVANELDIDVLCHKILVNVGLLTHADRGSLFLVNGPPSGKYLVAKLFDVTQNTPLDEAVRKAKQDEIIIPFGVGIAGTVAQTNETINIKEAYKDPRFNSEIDQKTGYKTNIILSMPICNYEGQVIGVAQIINKTNGSPEFTERDVEIFRRYLTFCGIGIQNAQLFEMSVQEYRRNQILLNLARNIFSEQNNLECLVTKIMTEARELLKCERCAVFLLDLDCGEANHLERILERPEKAHHQALSRRTSHNVDVEEVLHQQSSISARFTMIFELGGSHQSAANILRPSESDLNSSMLAQIAEYVAATGETLNISDVADWLKEKDIGYQPQTVVVQSTAATAAASGSNPADGTVATMTASSTFDETHSVRSILCMPIINGQKTVIGVAQLINKQNNLQFTNCDISIFEAFAIFCGLGIHNTQMYESACKLMAKQKVALECLSYHATASQDQTLKLVNDTIQTAEEYKLYSFKFIDFDLDDDDTCRAAVRMFLQCNLVQQFHIPYDVLCRWILSVRKNYRPVKYHNWRHALNVAQTMFAMMKTGKMERFMTDLEILGLLVACLCHDLDHRGTNNAFQSKTDSPLAILYTTSTMEHHHFDQCVMILNSEGNNIFQALSPEDFRMVMKVVETAILSTDLAMYFKKRNQFLELIENGEFDWQSEEKKEVLCGMMMTACDVSAIAKPWEVQHRVAKLVADEFFDQGDLEKLQLNQQPVAMMDRERKDELPKMQVGFIDVICLPLYKVLTEAFPWISPLYEGTMDNRQHWQDLAEKVEMGLTWIDHDTIDKPVEEFAAGKEVLADIEFTVTTLNCAHPDERTETTPVHERKPRFSSLRKTGALGKAVRNKLSKSVHHNAPPSGGGERPVSIASQPGSTKGDDSTSTSTGYGLEQTMAGTPTTTFDATDQQQQQQQQQQLLLLQQQKPSHSVPVTPASALPPPSQLYGDSVTEASKHSAGMPAKPIKKRSKLCMLL from the exons atggagcagcagcagcagcagcaaccgagtaCCGAAGCGTCAACCATTAACGATGAGTGGCCCCAAAAGAAGAACGGTGCACCGCCGGACCTTCCACCGTGTACCGAGCACCAGAGCGTTACCAATGGCaacgggatggtggtggtcccgggcCACGGTGGCAATCAACCGGCGCTGGCCCACGCACCACCCATCAGCAACAATAACGCCGGCGAATGCTACGCGGTGCCGGTTCTGGCCTCGCCAGTTCCACCgtccgcaccatcaccaccaccaccagcactggaACCGGCCATCGCggccaccacggccacggaggCGAACGGTGAGAACGCCGCTAATTGCGTTCTAATGAGAAGCAATTCCCGGCCATCGGCCACAGCGGACGGAGACGCGAACCTGCTGTCCCCGAACACGTCACGCTCGAGCATGTCCCAATCGCAGTCCCCGACGCATTTGTCCCCGTTCCGGCTCAAGGCGGATTCGCTCTGCTCGCAGGAAGAGCTGGACGAGATTGGGACGTTCTTCGAGGAGCATTCGGTTGCCATCGAACGGTGGTTCCGGGAACGCGCACCGACCGATGTCATCACCAAGCTGCAGTCAATTACCACCGATACGTCCAAATCACCGAAATCGCCGCACCGGGCATCGGTCACGTCGGATCTGTTCCAGCAATGGTTGGCATCGTCCCCGGTGAAG CAGAAGTGCCGTTCACCGACCTCCCGGAGCTCGATATCGAACCGCAGCCACCTGGCGGACCTGGACGAGGGCGAACTGTTCATGGAGCTGATACGGGACGTGGCCAACGAGCTGGACATCGATGTACTCTGTCACAAGATACTGGTGAACGTGGGTCTGCTGACGCATGCCGACCGTGGTTCGCTGTTCCTCGTCAATGGGCCCCCGTCCGGCAAGTACCTGGTGGCCAAGCTGTTCGACGTTACACAAAACACCC CACTCGATGAGGCGGTGCGGAAGGCGAAGCAGGACGAAATCATCATCCCGTTCGGGGTCGGCATCGCCGGTACGGTGGCCCAGACGAACGAAACCATCAACATCAAGGAAGCGTACAAGGATCCCCGGTTCAACAGTGAAATCGACCAGAAGACGGGCTACAAAACGAACATCATCCTGTCGATGCCAATCTGCAACTACGAGGGTCAGGTGATTGGCGTGGCACAGAtcatcaacaaaaccaacg GTTCACCGGAGTTTACCGAGCGCGATGTCGAGATCTTCCGCCGTTACCTGACGTTCTGTGGCATCGGGATCCAGAATGCGCAGCTGTTCGAAATGTCCGTCCAGGAGTACCGGCGCAACCAGATACTGCTCAATCTCGCCCGGAACATCTTCTCCGAGCAGAACAACCTCGAGTGTCTGGTGACGAAGATTATGACCGAGGCCCGGGAGCTGCTCAAGTGCGAACGTTGTGCCGTCTTTCTGCTCGATCTCGACTGTGGCGAAGCG AACCATCTCGAGCGGATATTGGAACGACCGGAGAAGGCACACCATCAGGCGCTATCGCGCCGTACGAGCCACAACGTCGACGTCGAGGAGgtgctccaccagcag AGCTCCATCTCGGCCCGGTTTACGATGATTTTCGAGCTCGGCGGTAGCCACCAGTCGGCGGCCAACATTCTGCGACCCTCGGAGAGCGACCTGAACAGCTCGATGTTGGCCCAGATTGCCGAGTATGTGGCGGCAACCGGCGAAACGCTCAACATAAGCGATGTGGCCGACTggctgaaggagaaggacatCGGTTACCAGCCGCAGACGGTCGTGGTGCAGTCaacggctgctactgctgctgctagcggttCGAATCCGGCCGAcggtacggtggccaccatgaCCGCATCCTCGACCTTCGACGAAACGCACAGCGTCCGCTCGATCCTCTGCATGCCGATCATCAACGGCCAGAAGACGGTCATCGGTGTCGCTCAATTAATTAATAAG caaaacaatctACAATTTACCAACTGTGATATCTCCATCTTCGAGGCGTTCGCCATCTTTTGCGGGCTCGGCATCCACAACACGCAGATGTACGAGAGCGCCTGCAAGCTGATGGCGAAGCAGAAGGTGGCGCTCGAGTGTTTGTCGTACCATGCGACCGCCAGCCAGGACCAGACGCTCAAGCTGGTCAACGATACGATACAGACGGCCGAAGAGTACAAGCTGTACAGCTTCAAGTTCATCG ACTTcgacctcgacgacgatgatacATGCCGGGCCGCGGTACGGATGTTTCTACAATGCAATCTGGTTCAACAGTTCCACATTCCGTACGAT gTCCTGTGCCGGTGGATACTGAGCGTCCGGAAGAACTATCGACCGGTCAAGTACCACAATTGGCGCCACGCGCTCAACGTTGCCCAGACGATGTTCGCCATGATGAAAACCGGCAAGATGGAGCGCTTCATGACGGATCTGGAGATACTGGGACTGCTGGTCGCCTGCCTGTGTCACGATCTCGACCACCGGGGCACCAACAATGCGTTCCAATCGAAAACGGACAGCCCACTGGCGATCCTCTACACGACCAGTACCATGGAGCACCATCACTTTGACCAGTGCGTGATGATACTGAATTCGGAGGGAAATAACATTTTCCAG GCCCTTTCACCGGAAGACTTCCGCATGGTGATGAAGGTCGTGGAAACGGCCATCCTGTCGACCGATCTGGCGATGTACTTCAAAAAGCGGAACCAGTTCCTCGAGCTGATTGAAAACGGCGAGTTCGATTGGCAgagcgaggagaagaaggaag TGCTCTGcggtatgatgatgacggccTGTGACGTGAGTGCGATTGCGAAACCGTGGGAGGTACAGCACCGGGTGGCCAAATTAGTGGCGGACGAGTTCTTCGATCAGGGCGACCTGGAGAAACTGCAGCTGAATCAGCAACCCGTTGCGATGATGGATCg gGAGCGTAAGGATGAGCTGCCCAAGATGCAGGTCGGATTCATTGACGTCATCTGCCTGCCGCTGTACAAGGTGCTGACGGAGGCCTTCCCCTGGATCAGCCCACTGTACGAGGGCACGATGGACAACCGGCAGCACTGGCAGGATCTGGCGGAGAAGGTGGAGATGGGACTGACCTGGATCGATCACGATACGATCGATAAACCGGTCGAGGAGTTTGCCG CCGGCAAGGAGGTACTGGCCGACATCGAGTTCACCGTCACCACGCTGAACTGTGCGCATCCGGACGAGCGGACGGAAACGACACCGGTGCACGAGCGTAAGCCACGCTTCAGCAGTCTCCGGAAGACGGGCGCCCTCGGTAAAGCCGTACGGAACAAGCTCTCGAAGTCGGTGCATCACAATGCGCcaccatccggtggtggtgaacggcCCGTGTCTATCGCTTCGCAACCGGGCAGCACGAAAGGGGACGACAGTACGTCCACCTCGACTGGGTACGGTCTGGAGCAGACGATGGCCGGCACTCCAACGACCACATTCGATGcaaccgatcagcagcagcaacaacaacaacagcagcagttgctgttgctgcagcaacagaaaccgtCCCATTCGGTACCGGTCACACCGGCCAgtgcactaccaccaccgagtcAGCTGTACGGTGATAGTGTGACCGAGGCATCGAAGCATTCGGCCGGGATGCCGGCTAAACCGATCAAAAAGCGCTCCAAGCTCTGTATGCTCTTGTGA
- the LOC125950264 gene encoding cGMP-specific 3',5'-cyclic phosphodiesterase isoform X2 has protein sequence MEQQQQQQPSTEASTINDEWPQKKNGAPPDLPPCTEHQSVTNGNGMVVVPGHGGNQPALAHAPPISNNNAGECYAVPVLASPVPPSAPSPPPPALEPAIAATTATEANGENAANCVLMRSNSRPSATADGDANLLSPNTSRSSMSQSQSPTHLSPFRLKADSLCSQEELDEIGTFFEEHSVAIERWFRERAPTDVITKLQSITTDTSKSPKSPHRASVTSDLFQQWLASSPVKKCRSPTSRSSISNRSHLADLDEGELFMELIRDVANELDIDVLCHKILVNVGLLTHADRGSLFLVNGPPSGKYLVAKLFDVTQNTPLDEAVRKAKQDEIIIPFGVGIAGTVAQTNETINIKEAYKDPRFNSEIDQKTGYKTNIILSMPICNYEGQVIGVAQIINKTNGSPEFTERDVEIFRRYLTFCGIGIQNAQLFEMSVQEYRRNQILLNLARNIFSEQNNLECLVTKIMTEARELLKCERCAVFLLDLDCGEANHLERILERPEKAHHQALSRRTSHNVDVEEVLHQQSSISARFTMIFELGGSHQSAANILRPSESDLNSSMLAQIAEYVAATGETLNISDVADWLKEKDIGYQPQTVVVQSTAATAAASGSNPADGTVATMTASSTFDETHSVRSILCMPIINGQKTVIGVAQLINKQNNLQFTNCDISIFEAFAIFCGLGIHNTQMYESACKLMAKQKVALECLSYHATASQDQTLKLVNDTIQTAEEYKLYSFKFIDFDLDDDDTCRAAVRMFLQCNLVQQFHIPYDVLCRWILSVRKNYRPVKYHNWRHALNVAQTMFAMMKTGKMERFMTDLEILGLLVACLCHDLDHRGTNNAFQSKTDSPLAILYTTSTMEHHHFDQCVMILNSEGNNIFQALSPEDFRMVMKVVETAILSTDLAMYFKKRNQFLELIENGEFDWQSEEKKEVLCGMMMTACDVSAIAKPWEVQHRVAKLVADEFFDQGDLEKLQLNQQPVAMMDRERKDELPKMQVGFIDVICLPLYKVLTEAFPWISPLYEGTMDNRQHWQDLAEKVEMGLTWIDHDTIDKPVEEFAAGKEVLADIEFTVTTLNCAHPDERTETTPVHERKPRFSSLRKTGALGKAVRNKLSKSVHHNAPPSGGGERPVSIASQPGSTKGDDSTSTSTGYGLEQTMAGTPTTTFDATDQQQQQQQQQQLLLLQQQKPSHSVPVTPASALPPPSQLYGDSVTEASKHSAGMPAKPIKKRSKLCMLL, from the exons atggagcagcagcagcagcagcaaccgagtaCCGAAGCGTCAACCATTAACGATGAGTGGCCCCAAAAGAAGAACGGTGCACCGCCGGACCTTCCACCGTGTACCGAGCACCAGAGCGTTACCAATGGCaacgggatggtggtggtcccgggcCACGGTGGCAATCAACCGGCGCTGGCCCACGCACCACCCATCAGCAACAATAACGCCGGCGAATGCTACGCGGTGCCGGTTCTGGCCTCGCCAGTTCCACCgtccgcaccatcaccaccaccaccagcactggaACCGGCCATCGCggccaccacggccacggaggCGAACGGTGAGAACGCCGCTAATTGCGTTCTAATGAGAAGCAATTCCCGGCCATCGGCCACAGCGGACGGAGACGCGAACCTGCTGTCCCCGAACACGTCACGCTCGAGCATGTCCCAATCGCAGTCCCCGACGCATTTGTCCCCGTTCCGGCTCAAGGCGGATTCGCTCTGCTCGCAGGAAGAGCTGGACGAGATTGGGACGTTCTTCGAGGAGCATTCGGTTGCCATCGAACGGTGGTTCCGGGAACGCGCACCGACCGATGTCATCACCAAGCTGCAGTCAATTACCACCGATACGTCCAAATCACCGAAATCGCCGCACCGGGCATCGGTCACGTCGGATCTGTTCCAGCAATGGTTGGCATCGTCCCCGGTGAAG AAGTGCCGTTCACCGACCTCCCGGAGCTCGATATCGAACCGCAGCCACCTGGCGGACCTGGACGAGGGCGAACTGTTCATGGAGCTGATACGGGACGTGGCCAACGAGCTGGACATCGATGTACTCTGTCACAAGATACTGGTGAACGTGGGTCTGCTGACGCATGCCGACCGTGGTTCGCTGTTCCTCGTCAATGGGCCCCCGTCCGGCAAGTACCTGGTGGCCAAGCTGTTCGACGTTACACAAAACACCC CACTCGATGAGGCGGTGCGGAAGGCGAAGCAGGACGAAATCATCATCCCGTTCGGGGTCGGCATCGCCGGTACGGTGGCCCAGACGAACGAAACCATCAACATCAAGGAAGCGTACAAGGATCCCCGGTTCAACAGTGAAATCGACCAGAAGACGGGCTACAAAACGAACATCATCCTGTCGATGCCAATCTGCAACTACGAGGGTCAGGTGATTGGCGTGGCACAGAtcatcaacaaaaccaacg GTTCACCGGAGTTTACCGAGCGCGATGTCGAGATCTTCCGCCGTTACCTGACGTTCTGTGGCATCGGGATCCAGAATGCGCAGCTGTTCGAAATGTCCGTCCAGGAGTACCGGCGCAACCAGATACTGCTCAATCTCGCCCGGAACATCTTCTCCGAGCAGAACAACCTCGAGTGTCTGGTGACGAAGATTATGACCGAGGCCCGGGAGCTGCTCAAGTGCGAACGTTGTGCCGTCTTTCTGCTCGATCTCGACTGTGGCGAAGCG AACCATCTCGAGCGGATATTGGAACGACCGGAGAAGGCACACCATCAGGCGCTATCGCGCCGTACGAGCCACAACGTCGACGTCGAGGAGgtgctccaccagcag AGCTCCATCTCGGCCCGGTTTACGATGATTTTCGAGCTCGGCGGTAGCCACCAGTCGGCGGCCAACATTCTGCGACCCTCGGAGAGCGACCTGAACAGCTCGATGTTGGCCCAGATTGCCGAGTATGTGGCGGCAACCGGCGAAACGCTCAACATAAGCGATGTGGCCGACTggctgaaggagaaggacatCGGTTACCAGCCGCAGACGGTCGTGGTGCAGTCaacggctgctactgctgctgctagcggttCGAATCCGGCCGAcggtacggtggccaccatgaCCGCATCCTCGACCTTCGACGAAACGCACAGCGTCCGCTCGATCCTCTGCATGCCGATCATCAACGGCCAGAAGACGGTCATCGGTGTCGCTCAATTAATTAATAAG caaaacaatctACAATTTACCAACTGTGATATCTCCATCTTCGAGGCGTTCGCCATCTTTTGCGGGCTCGGCATCCACAACACGCAGATGTACGAGAGCGCCTGCAAGCTGATGGCGAAGCAGAAGGTGGCGCTCGAGTGTTTGTCGTACCATGCGACCGCCAGCCAGGACCAGACGCTCAAGCTGGTCAACGATACGATACAGACGGCCGAAGAGTACAAGCTGTACAGCTTCAAGTTCATCG ACTTcgacctcgacgacgatgatacATGCCGGGCCGCGGTACGGATGTTTCTACAATGCAATCTGGTTCAACAGTTCCACATTCCGTACGAT gTCCTGTGCCGGTGGATACTGAGCGTCCGGAAGAACTATCGACCGGTCAAGTACCACAATTGGCGCCACGCGCTCAACGTTGCCCAGACGATGTTCGCCATGATGAAAACCGGCAAGATGGAGCGCTTCATGACGGATCTGGAGATACTGGGACTGCTGGTCGCCTGCCTGTGTCACGATCTCGACCACCGGGGCACCAACAATGCGTTCCAATCGAAAACGGACAGCCCACTGGCGATCCTCTACACGACCAGTACCATGGAGCACCATCACTTTGACCAGTGCGTGATGATACTGAATTCGGAGGGAAATAACATTTTCCAG GCCCTTTCACCGGAAGACTTCCGCATGGTGATGAAGGTCGTGGAAACGGCCATCCTGTCGACCGATCTGGCGATGTACTTCAAAAAGCGGAACCAGTTCCTCGAGCTGATTGAAAACGGCGAGTTCGATTGGCAgagcgaggagaagaaggaag TGCTCTGcggtatgatgatgacggccTGTGACGTGAGTGCGATTGCGAAACCGTGGGAGGTACAGCACCGGGTGGCCAAATTAGTGGCGGACGAGTTCTTCGATCAGGGCGACCTGGAGAAACTGCAGCTGAATCAGCAACCCGTTGCGATGATGGATCg gGAGCGTAAGGATGAGCTGCCCAAGATGCAGGTCGGATTCATTGACGTCATCTGCCTGCCGCTGTACAAGGTGCTGACGGAGGCCTTCCCCTGGATCAGCCCACTGTACGAGGGCACGATGGACAACCGGCAGCACTGGCAGGATCTGGCGGAGAAGGTGGAGATGGGACTGACCTGGATCGATCACGATACGATCGATAAACCGGTCGAGGAGTTTGCCG CCGGCAAGGAGGTACTGGCCGACATCGAGTTCACCGTCACCACGCTGAACTGTGCGCATCCGGACGAGCGGACGGAAACGACACCGGTGCACGAGCGTAAGCCACGCTTCAGCAGTCTCCGGAAGACGGGCGCCCTCGGTAAAGCCGTACGGAACAAGCTCTCGAAGTCGGTGCATCACAATGCGCcaccatccggtggtggtgaacggcCCGTGTCTATCGCTTCGCAACCGGGCAGCACGAAAGGGGACGACAGTACGTCCACCTCGACTGGGTACGGTCTGGAGCAGACGATGGCCGGCACTCCAACGACCACATTCGATGcaaccgatcagcagcagcaacaacaacaacagcagcagttgctgttgctgcagcaacagaaaccgtCCCATTCGGTACCGGTCACACCGGCCAgtgcactaccaccaccgagtcAGCTGTACGGTGATAGTGTGACCGAGGCATCGAAGCATTCGGCCGGGATGCCGGCTAAACCGATCAAAAAGCGCTCCAAGCTCTGTATGCTCTTGTGA